ATAGCAAGCATCATCCTCTTTGTCTCGGCTTTAAACTCCTCCAAATCCACCGCTCCATTTGAATCACGGTCAAACTGAAGAAACAACGAGTCATAGACATGAGAGAGCTCTTCAGGGTCGGGTTTCACATCAATCCCAAAATGGGTTTCAATCATTCTTAAAGACTGTAGTTCTTTCAACATCTCCGAATATGACAACTGCCCGTCATGGTTCGTATCCAAGTAAGCGAACCGATCTTGTACCGAACCATTGAACGCTTCATCGTCTTCGATAAAGCCGAGAATGATGGCACCATCTAACAACTCAACACtcatttttgtatgttttttttcctttttgtaAATTTGTTGGTTTTGAGTTGTGACTTGGGGTTAagtaatatatatatagagaTATTAAAAAAGGGTACAAGTTTATTCCTAATGGTGCTATAATTGATGCGTGCGTTCAAACAACGCGGGTCGAGTCATGTGGTTTTTgactttgattattttattcgATTAATCCTTGATGGGTTGTTAATCACCCCCCGTCTCATGCCTTCCACTCCCAGTAAGGCATAATGTAATAAATAAAGTGTATATAAAGATAAAAGAACGAATATATAATATGAGAGAACTTATATTCCGTGTACCCAAGGCAATTGTTTTGCTTGTTATGTTTGTAAATCTTCTAGAATAAGGTTAATGTTTTAAGTCAAGGTTTTTTAATGTAACAAAAATCATTAAACGATGTTACACATGGGAAA
This is a stretch of genomic DNA from Helianthus annuus cultivar XRQ/B chromosome 16, HanXRQr2.0-SUNRISE, whole genome shotgun sequence. It encodes these proteins:
- the LOC110917169 gene encoding uncharacterized protein LOC110917169 — its product is MSVELLDGAIILGFIEDDEAFNGSVQDRFAYLDTNHDGQLSYSEMLKELQSLRMIETHFGIDVKPDPEELSHVYDSLFLQFDRDSNGAVDLEEFKAETKRMMLAMANDLGLLPVQMILDEDSFLKKAVEREVMKLNSNVST